A genomic segment from Papilio machaon chromosome 20, ilPapMach1.1, whole genome shotgun sequence encodes:
- the LOC106716374 gene encoding tRNA-uridine aminocarboxypropyltransferase 2, translating into MEEFQAWEDLSNIPADPPVMRDLCVNCRRPMVVCWCSALPPQRLNPRSNVILLQHPAEEKRCLRTAPMLQLGLAENKCLIYKGKKFPQPKHENLQNILNQPNTLLLYPSASAVDIKHFKCENDYYNIILIDSTWPQAKAIYASSPLLHKIKQVKLVTNNSSSYIIRTQPTEGCLSTLETAAEALSQLENNSIYSEQLIQPLHMLCKYQLENGAVTHQSKEYLIKTKTYPKLIGKRLSKLLKSTNQCTLE; encoded by the exons ATGGAAGAGTTTCAGGCATGGGAAGACTTATCGAATATACCAGCGGATCCTCCGGTGATGCGCGATCTATGTGTTAATTGCAG AAGGCCAATGGTGGTTTGTTGGTGTTCAGCTCTACCCCCTCAAAGGTTAAATCCACGGAGCAATGTGATACTTCTCCAACATCCCGCTGAAGAGAAGAGATGTTTGCGCACAGCCCCAATGTTACAATTAGGGTTAGCAGAAAACAAGTGCCTTatttataaaggaaaaaaatttcCACAACCTAAAcatgaaaatttacaaaatattctcaATCAACCAAACACCTTACTATTATATCCAAGTGCAAGTGCAgttgatataaaacattttaaatgtgaaaatgactattacaatattattctaATAGACAGTACATGGCCGCAAGCAAAAGCCATATATGCATCTAGTCCACTtctacacaaaataaaacaagtcaaACTTGTAACAAATAACAGTAGTAGTTATATTATTAGAACACAACCGACAGAAGGTTGCCTTAGCACTTTGGAGACAGCAGCAGAAGCTTTGTCACAATTAGAAAACAATTCCATATATAGTGAACAACTAATACAACCTTTACACATGCTCTGTAAGTACCAATTGGAAAATGGTGCTGTGACCCATCAATCTAAAGAGTATTTAATCAAGACTAAAACCTATCCTAAGTTAATTGGCAAGAGATTGTCTAAATTACTTAAGTCTACTAATCAATGTACACTTGAATAA
- the LOC106716369 gene encoding 40S ribosomal protein S15 encodes MAEVDETLKKKRTFRKFTFRGVDLDQLLDMPNEQLMELMHARARRRFARGLKRKPMALVKKLRRAKKEAPPNEKPEIVKTHLRNMIIVPEMVGSIVGIYNGKTFNQVEIKPEMIGHYLGEFSVTYKPVKHGRPGIGATHSSRFIPLK; translated from the exons ATGGCTGAG GTTGATGAAACTCTCAAGAAGAAACGTACCTTCAGGAAGTTTACCTTCCGAGGGGTCGATCTTGATCAACTTCTTGATATGCCCAA TGAGCAACTCATGGAGTTGATGCACGCTCGAGCTCGCCGGCGGTTTGCTCGTGGTCTTAAACGTAAGCCAATGGCGTTAGTCAAAAAGCTACGTCGCGCGAAGAAGGAAGCACCTCCGAATGAGAAGCCTGAAATCGTCAAGACACATCTGCGTAACATGATCATCGTTCCTGAGATGGTTGGCTCAATTGTGGGCATTTACAATGGAAAAACATTCAACCAG gtTGAAATCAAGCCAGAGATGATTGGACACTACCTAGGGGAGTTCTCTGTTACATACAAGCCAGTAAAGCATGGTAGGCCTGGTATTGGTGCAACGCACAGTTCCAGGTTCATTCCCCTCAAGTAG